The window ataaagccttataatatacatgcttactatattaatcaatatatctgcttattaggaatagtaatgctcatcctaaatgtgtaactatattaaacaatatatatatatatgttgatagcttttatgttagagttagaattaatatgtgctttcaacgaagacaaacgcttactccaaggtcgctctccaggacagctgggtccagcgagagatacaagttcgcaaggacataaaacaatacactgagtacttgctccgaggactgattactggaagatacgcctcaaccctttccccagatgcaagttcgcaatgaagatctgtgaaggacgcttaaattgttgttggttcagcggatggctatcaggcatattgttttaatttgtgacgctaggtttgcttgattatggaattgttttgtttcttgcttacgcaattggatcgaatcgataaccttgtaattgttttgatttgaggccttaaatgggcaggacataatgccactcgttagaataatcttgaccggacgagcgggaggatgtattctcttcttgcaagaattaaatggtgatgtgactacagatgccttttttattgaaagctgaattggaaatacctaaggataaacgtacaattggatgaacctaacaataaaccttcaatatacttatataggccttaaacataaattataatacaaaatatagcactgaatcaacttacaaacaaattcaacttatgaacaatcgctcggaacctaactcgttcgtaagtaggggagcgtctgtactgcattgtgacgaaatggatGTATGGTGCCCTCTTccatttggtttcatttctgtgaacaagaaattcagtcattttataattggaaaatggttaatcatttatcttcgtgtctttgcaggtttcagaaatgatcttggtgcttatGGGCAtaagtctgttgaccttgaagggcaagttgagctcccccaaatcaaagaggaggagccagagttccctcaacatcaaatgggagatgagcaacttccaatcaaaaaggaggaagatgattccacctggtcacttggtgagttcgtgaagagggaaaatgttcggggcgtggccagcggaggggcggagcctgcaaacaccacaacatggccccgaattaaaaaggaggagccagagttccctcaacagtgcaaaagagaagagcaacctccaatcgaaaatgaggaatgtgtcaaatggtcaactggtgagcctttcaagagtgaagatgatctgggcgtggccaacagaggggcggagcttctgagcggcagctcaacagatggatggcgagcagaaaatttaattgctcctttatcagatgacaacactttgctttttgacgatgatgatgttgaagatgttaagaaaaatcccagtggcgacaaactctgcaaatgctttcagtgtgggaaaacttttgggaaaaagtcttctttgaaaacgcatatgaggagccacactggggaaaaacccctatcatgtacagtttgtggtaaaacatttacacagaagggacacttaattagtcatgcaagaacacacacaggcgaaaaaccattttcgtgttcagtttgtggtaaaacatttacagagaagggaaatgtaaaaatacacacaagcacccacactggtgaaaaaccattttcgtgttcggtttgcggtaaagccttttctcataagcaagttttacaaatacactcaagaacccacactggtgaaaaaccattttcgtgttcagtttgtggtcaaagattcacacagaagaaagacttaaatagtcatgcaagaacacacacaggtgaaaagccattttcgtgttcattttgtggtcaaagattcacacggaaggcagacttaattagtcatgcaagaacacacactggtgaaaaaacattttcgtgttcagtttgttgtcaaagattcacacggaagggaagcttaattagtcatgcaagaacacacacgggtgaaaagccattttcatgttcagtttgtggtaaaacatttacagagaagggaaatttaaaaatacatacaagaacccacactggtgaaaaaccattttcgtgttcagtttgcggtaaaaccttttctcaaaagcaccacttagaagaccacacaagaacccacactggtgaaaaaccattttcgtgttcagtttgtggtcaaacattcacacgaaagggaatcttaattagtcatgcaagaacccacactggtgaaaaaccattttcgtgttcagtttgcggtaaagccttttctcaaaagcaccacttagaagaccacacaagaacccacactggcgaaaaaccattttcctgctcagtttgtggtcaagcctattctctaaagcaacatttaaaaagacacgtgataacccacactggcaaaaaaacattttcctgctcagtttgtgggcgaacattttcccataggagaagcttaaaagaacacttattaacccacactgaagaacaatgttttcctgctcaattaaaaagctacacaattgaaaaactatatactataaatatatggacaaatactaaaattgttatcacgacaaaataaaataaatcagtcgataggacaactacgccaagcagccccaggctctactatttcccgtagataaagttctgcgtagtgactgctgggatatagagttcttaatacacccagttcttcaatacacttagtatgacggcgagcacactaatttggtgctcaccgtcatttcggctgtatttacaaaagaaatcctgccgctaaatgttggcg is drawn from Stigmatopora argus isolate UIUO_Sarg chromosome 20, RoL_Sarg_1.0, whole genome shotgun sequence and contains these coding sequences:
- the LOC144065897 gene encoding uncharacterized protein LOC144065897, which gives rise to MSGRTTPVAAKFQKELYGVKEDLSCHQHSIVCKMIQAKVVLHKLEGFRNDLGAYGHKSVDLEGQVELPQIKEEEPEFPQHQMGDEQLPIKKEEDDSTWSLGEFVKRENVRGVASGGAEPANTTTWPRIKKEEPEFPQQCKREEQPPIENEECVKWSTGEPFKSEDDLGVANRGAELLSGSSTDGWRAENLIAPLSDDNTLLFDDDDVEDVKKNPSGDKLCKCFQCGKTFGKKSSLKTHMRSHTGEKPLSCTVCGKTFTQKGHLISHARTHTGEKPFSCSVCGKTFTEKGNVKIHTSTHTGEKPFSCSVCGKAFSHKQVLQIHSRTHTGEKPFSCSVCGQRFTQKKDLNSHARTHTGEKPFSCSFCGQRFTRKADLISHARTHTGEKTFSCSVCCQRFTRKGSLISHARTHTGEKPFSCSVCGKTFTEKGNLKIHTRTHTGEKPFSCSVCGKTFSQKHHLEDHTRTHTGEKPFSCSVCGQTFTRKGILISHARTHTGEKPFSCSVCGKAFSQKHHLEDHTRTHTGEKPFSCSVCGQAYSLKQHLKRHVITHTGKKTFSCSVCGRTFSHRRSLKEHLLTHTEEQCFPAQLKSYTIEKLYTINIWTNTKIVITTK